A window of the Lactuca sativa cultivar Salinas chromosome 5, Lsat_Salinas_v11, whole genome shotgun sequence genome harbors these coding sequences:
- the LOC111880380 gene encoding probable WRKY transcription factor 2 encodes MGGFEDHGGIIGDWMPPSPSPRSFFAAMLGDDPGSRSVPDPPKNDTNNDTGFTFPRPNPQIGSENGDATKSSEFGDQKMSSRAPFVERMAARAGHNAPRFNTEIRKSSDNSQTQQSPYLFSPGVSPTSFLESPVFLSNSLVQPSPTTGKFQFVPNGNGRSSMMFLDSSNRVKENFFEDTNNTSFAFKPFPDSAPVSRDHVNPPFMSTQSFQHNETLVQSERQFPPQKIEPIQNETSSLHIRSGFLNGNSERSQEHHEDDADQRINGDIGNNSNSASSEDGYNWRKCGPIKLSLDDLKVNAEYTGYRVGSSVVVWFWEVVKALNKEDRARLHQFVTSTSKVPLEGFKALQALKTVHTRIIDTSLVFKYWSGSNFSSSVLEIGSDPLYSIECLREENDAVILAMGATKPRDLPVPGRELSCVHFAIEFVHANTKSLLDSNLEDGNYMRGTKRSALYSHLFSNYNNILPFS; translated from the exons ATGGGTGGTTTTGAAGATCATGGTGGGATAATTGGCGATTGGATGCCTCCGAGCCCTAGCCCTAGGTCTTTTTTTGCAGCTATGTTGGGGGATGATCCTGGTTCAAGATCAGTACCCGACCCTCCGAAAAACGATACCAATAACGACACCGGGTTCACTTTCCCTAGACCAAATCCCCAAATCGGGTCTGAAAATGGCGATGCGACAAAATCAAGTGAGTTTGGTGATCAAAAAATGAGCTCAAGGGCACCTTTTGTTGAAAGAATGGCAGCTAGAGCTGGTCATAATGCTCCTAGGTTTAATACAGAGATTAGAAAATCTTCTGATAATTCACAAACTCAACAATCTCCATATTTATTTTCACCTGGTGTTAGCCCAACTTCTTTTCTGGAATCACCTGTTTTCCTTTCCAACTCATTG GTTCAACCATCTCCAACTACTGGAAAGTTCCAATTTGTTCCCAATGGTAATGGTAGAAGCTCCATGATGTTCTTGGATTCCTCTAATAGGGTTAAAGAAAATTTCTTTGAGGACACTAATAACACTTCTTTTGCCTTTAAGCCTTTCCCAGATTCAGCTCCTGTATCTCGTGATCAT GTGAATCCACCTTTCATGTCTACacaatcttttcaacataatgaAACTCTAGTTCAATCTGAAAGACAATTCCCTCCACAAAAGATTGAACCAATACAAAATGAAACATCTTCACTCCATATTCGCTCAGGCTTTCTTAATGGCAATTCTGAAAGATCTCAAGAACATCATGAAGATGATGCAGATCAAAGAATAAATGGAGATATTGGTAATAATTCCAACAGTGCCTCATCTGAAGATGGATATAATTGGAGGAAATGTGGTCCTATTAAATTGTCCT TGGATGATCTGAAGGTGAATGCTGAATACACAGGATACAGAGTAGGTTCTAGTGTTGTTGTGTGGTTTTGGGAGGTTGTGAAAGCACTTAACAAGGAAGATAGGGCGAGATTGCATCAATTTGTCACTAGTACATCAAAG GTTCCATTGGAAGGTTTTAAAGCACTACAAG CATTGAAGACAGTTCACACAAGAATAATTGACACCTCTCTTGTATTCAAATATTGGAGTGGCTCCAATTTCAG TTCCTCTGTCCTGGAAATAGGAAGTGATCCACTGTACTCAATTGAATGCCTTCGCGAAGAGAATGATGCGGTTATTTTAGCAATGGGGGCAACAAAGCCACGAGACCTCCCTGTTCCTGGACGTGAGCTCTCATGTGTGCATTTTGCAATTGAATTTGTACATGCGAATACTAAAAGCTTATTGGATAGCAATCTTGAAGATGGAAACTATATGAGAGGAACCAAACGTAGCGCATTGTACTCTCATTTATTTTCTAACTATAACAATATACTTCCATtttcttaa